From one Burkholderia latens genomic stretch:
- a CDS encoding amino acid permease, which translates to MHSDARPDSPRPSGSPPAKPSLHRSLQARHLRMIAIGGSIGTGLFVASGASISQAGPGGAMLAYMLIGLMVYFLMTSLGEMAAFMPVSGSFATYGAKFVDEGFGFALGWNYWYNWAVTLAVELVAAQLVMNYWFPHVPGVWWSALFLVVIFALNALSVRGFGEAEYWFALIKVLTVLAFVGVGLLMIFGIMQGGPSAGWGNFTIGDAPFAGGWATMLGVAMIAGFSFQGTEMIGVAAGESENPRTTIPRAVSQIFWRILLFYVFAIFVIGVLIPYTDPSLLKSDVTDIGVSPFTLVFRHAGFAFAAGVMNAVILTAVLSAGNSGMYASTRMLYNLAVEGRAPKVFAKLSPGGVPRNALYATTAVGALCFLTSLYGDKTVYLWLLNTSGMAGFITWLGIAVSHYRFRKGFLKQGYRLDQLPYRSKWFPFGPLFAFVLCAIVALGQDYQAFLADKIDWAGIAATYIGLPFFLVIWLGYALVRKCRLVRYEDMEIAPWIDRNATHDATGKTAAGYPAYVAAPVNPTPGA; encoded by the coding sequence ATGCATTCAGATGCCCGCCCCGACTCGCCCCGTCCGTCCGGCTCGCCGCCCGCGAAGCCGTCTCTCCACCGCAGCCTGCAGGCGCGCCATCTGCGGATGATCGCGATCGGCGGCTCGATCGGCACGGGCCTGTTCGTCGCGTCCGGCGCGTCGATCTCGCAGGCAGGCCCCGGCGGCGCGATGCTTGCGTACATGCTGATCGGCCTGATGGTCTACTTCCTGATGACGAGCCTCGGCGAAATGGCCGCGTTCATGCCGGTGTCGGGCTCGTTCGCGACCTACGGTGCAAAATTCGTCGACGAAGGCTTCGGCTTCGCGCTCGGCTGGAACTACTGGTACAACTGGGCGGTGACGCTCGCAGTCGAACTCGTCGCCGCGCAGCTGGTGATGAACTACTGGTTTCCGCATGTGCCGGGCGTCTGGTGGAGCGCGCTCTTCCTCGTGGTGATCTTTGCGCTCAACGCGCTGTCGGTGCGCGGCTTCGGCGAGGCCGAATACTGGTTCGCGCTGATCAAGGTGCTGACGGTGCTCGCGTTCGTCGGTGTCGGCCTGCTGATGATCTTCGGGATCATGCAGGGCGGCCCGAGCGCGGGCTGGGGCAACTTCACGATCGGCGACGCGCCGTTCGCGGGCGGCTGGGCAACCATGCTCGGCGTCGCGATGATCGCCGGCTTCTCGTTCCAGGGCACCGAAATGATCGGCGTCGCGGCCGGCGAATCGGAGAATCCGCGCACCACGATCCCGCGCGCGGTCAGCCAGATCTTCTGGCGCATCCTGCTGTTCTACGTGTTCGCGATCTTCGTGATCGGCGTGCTGATTCCGTACACCGACCCGAGTCTGCTGAAAAGCGACGTCACCGACATCGGCGTGAGTCCGTTCACGCTTGTGTTCCGCCACGCGGGCTTCGCGTTTGCGGCCGGCGTGATGAACGCGGTGATCCTGACGGCCGTACTGTCGGCCGGCAACTCGGGCATGTATGCGTCCACGCGGATGCTCTACAACCTCGCGGTCGAGGGTCGCGCGCCGAAAGTGTTCGCGAAGCTGTCGCCCGGCGGCGTGCCGCGCAACGCGCTCTACGCGACGACTGCCGTCGGCGCGCTGTGCTTCCTCACGTCGCTGTACGGCGACAAGACGGTGTACCTGTGGCTGCTGAATACGTCGGGGATGGCCGGGTTCATCACGTGGCTCGGCATTGCGGTCAGCCACTATCGCTTCCGCAAGGGCTTCCTGAAACAGGGTTACCGGCTCGACCAGCTGCCGTACCGCTCGAAGTGGTTCCCGTTCGGCCCGTTGTTCGCGTTCGTGCTGTGCGCGATCGTCGCGCTCGGCCAGGACTACCAGGCGTTCCTCGCCGACAAAATCGACTGGGCCGGCATCGCCGCCACCTACATCGGCCTGCCGTTCTTCCTGGTGATCTGGCTTGGCTACGCGCTGGTGCGCAAATGCCGGCTGGTGCGTTACGAAGACATGGAGATCGCGCCCTGGATCGATCGCAATGCGACGCACGACGCCACAGGCAAGACCGCCGCAGGCTATCCGGCCTACGTCGCCGCCCCGGTCAACCCGACGCCGGGGGCCTGA
- a CDS encoding TetR family transcriptional regulator: protein MKAGSKAATSESRALATDARRKYDPEQTKRNILDVATQEFSAMGLAGARVDAIAERTNTTKRMLYYYFESKEGLYEAVLEKVYGDIRELEQELHVGDMEPREGMRRLVEFTFDYHDKHRDFVRLVSIENIHGAKYLEQLKSFKNRNVSIIKTLEELLERGAASGVFRKDIDAFDLHLLISSFCFHRVSNRYTFGAAFGRDPSAPRLRARHRETIADTVLRYVCA from the coding sequence ATGAAAGCTGGAAGCAAGGCTGCCACGTCCGAAAGCCGCGCGCTTGCGACCGATGCGCGGCGCAAATACGATCCCGAGCAAACGAAGCGCAACATCCTCGACGTCGCCACGCAGGAATTTTCCGCGATGGGCCTCGCCGGCGCGCGCGTCGACGCAATCGCCGAGCGCACCAACACGACGAAGCGGATGCTCTACTACTACTTCGAAAGCAAGGAAGGCCTGTACGAGGCCGTGCTGGAGAAGGTGTACGGCGACATCCGCGAGCTCGAGCAGGAGCTGCACGTCGGCGACATGGAGCCGCGCGAAGGCATGCGCAGGCTCGTCGAATTCACGTTCGACTACCACGACAAGCACCGCGACTTCGTGCGCCTCGTGTCGATCGAGAACATCCACGGCGCGAAGTATCTCGAACAGCTGAAGTCGTTCAAGAACCGCAACGTCAGCATCATCAAGACGCTCGAGGAACTGCTCGAGCGCGGCGCGGCGAGCGGCGTGTTCCGCAAGGACATCGACGCGTTCGACCTGCACCTGCTGATCAGCTCGTTCTGCTTCCATCGCGTGTCGAACCGCTACACGTTCGGCGCCGCATTCGGTCGCGATCCGTCGGCGCCGCGGCTGCGTGCGCGGCATCGCGAGACGATCGCCGATACCGTGCTGCGCTACGTCTGCGCTTAA
- a CDS encoding NAD(P)/FAD-dependent oxidoreductase, with translation MQNFYEATVTRQPYPQLAGAVDTQVCIVGGGLAGLCTALGLVERGVRDVVVLDGERVGFGASGRNGGFVFGGYSLDNADLLRTLGRDEGRRLYRLTVDAVDLIRARIARYGIDCDIVDEGVMLANWFDDSSRLDGVRTLMKQEFDVDWEPVATDALRARLKTQRYYGGLFEPNAFHFHPLKYVLGVAAAASRGGARVYESSAALGIARKGAGYDVRTAHGTVRAKDVVFAGGGYARGVSPRIERAVLPIATYVIATEPLGTRLPDAIDAPYAIYDTRFAFDYYRPLKDTRILWGGRISVLDRGPDAIARLLRRDLLRVYPQLDGVKVDYAWGGLMSYARHKMPQIGRDADGVWHAIAFGGHGMAPTTVAGEALAAALAGEQPVPQGFAAFGLTRTFGLAGLAAAQLTYTAYQARDALASYRR, from the coding sequence ATGCAGAACTTCTACGAAGCCACCGTTACCCGTCAGCCGTATCCGCAGCTAGCCGGCGCCGTCGACACGCAGGTCTGCATCGTCGGCGGCGGCCTCGCCGGCCTGTGCACGGCGCTGGGCCTCGTCGAGCGCGGCGTGCGCGACGTCGTCGTGCTCGACGGCGAGCGGGTCGGCTTCGGCGCGTCCGGCCGCAACGGCGGCTTCGTGTTCGGCGGCTACAGCCTCGACAACGCCGACCTGCTGCGCACGCTCGGCCGCGACGAAGGCCGGCGGCTGTACCGCTTGACGGTCGATGCGGTCGACCTGATCCGTGCGCGGATCGCCCGCTACGGAATCGACTGCGACATCGTCGACGAAGGCGTGATGCTCGCGAACTGGTTCGACGATTCGTCGCGACTCGACGGCGTGCGCACGCTGATGAAGCAGGAATTCGACGTCGACTGGGAGCCGGTCGCGACCGACGCGCTGCGCGCGCGGCTGAAGACGCAGCGTTACTACGGCGGCCTGTTCGAGCCGAACGCTTTCCACTTTCATCCGCTCAAATACGTGCTTGGCGTCGCGGCCGCCGCATCGCGCGGCGGTGCCCGCGTGTACGAAAGCTCGGCCGCGCTCGGCATCGCGCGCAAAGGCGCCGGCTACGACGTGCGCACCGCGCACGGCACGGTACGCGCGAAGGACGTCGTGTTCGCCGGCGGCGGCTATGCGCGCGGCGTGTCGCCGCGCATCGAGCGCGCGGTGCTGCCGATCGCGACCTACGTGATCGCGACCGAGCCGCTCGGCACGCGCCTGCCCGACGCGATCGACGCGCCGTATGCGATCTACGACACGCGCTTCGCGTTCGACTATTACCGTCCGCTGAAGGACACGCGCATTCTTTGGGGCGGCCGGATCTCGGTGCTCGACCGCGGCCCCGACGCGATCGCGCGGCTGCTGCGGCGCGACCTGCTGCGCGTGTACCCGCAGCTCGACGGCGTGAAGGTCGACTACGCGTGGGGCGGACTGATGAGCTATGCGCGGCACAAGATGCCGCAGATCGGCCGCGATGCCGACGGCGTATGGCATGCGATCGCGTTCGGCGGTCACGGGATGGCACCGACCACCGTAGCCGGCGAAGCGCTCGCCGCCGCGCTGGCCGGCGAGCAACCCGTGCCGCAAGGCTTCGCCGCGTTCGGGCTCACACGCACGTTCGGGCTTGCCGGCCTCGCCGCCGCGCAGCTCACTTACACCGCGTACCAGGCCCGCGACGCGCTCGCGTCGTATCGGCGCTGA
- a CDS encoding aldehyde dehydrogenase family protein: MQFNDILAALDIDLAQWKGNALTARSPLDGATLATLAVDSPADAERKIDAAHDAFLKWRTVPAPVRGELVRVFGNVLREHKAELGRLVTLEAGKITSEGLGEVQEMIDICDFAVGLSRQLYGLTIASERPGHRMMETWHPIGVCGVISAFNFPVAVWAWNAALAFVCGDPVVWKPSEKTPLTAIACHQLLAKALREFDKTHPGVAPEGLHQLVLGMRDVGEVLTSSKKVPVISATGSVRMGQEVAKVLSQRLARGILELGGNNGMIVAPSADLDLVVRAVTFAAVGTAGQRCTTLRRLIVHRSIVDQLLPRIEKAYASVKVGSPLEEGTLVGPLVDRASFDAMQKALADAREQGGEVKGGERVDVGHADAYYVRPAIVRMPKQSAVVERETFAPILYVMVYDDFEDAIAVHNAVPQGLSSAIFTNDMREAEQFMSAAGSDCGIVNVNIGTSGAEIGGAFGGEKETGGGRESGSDAWKAYMRRATNTINYSRQLPLAQGVKFDV, encoded by the coding sequence ATGCAATTCAACGACATTCTTGCTGCGCTCGACATCGATCTCGCCCAGTGGAAAGGCAATGCGCTGACCGCGCGTTCGCCGCTCGACGGCGCGACGCTCGCGACGCTGGCGGTCGATTCGCCCGCCGACGCCGAGCGCAAGATCGACGCCGCGCACGACGCATTCCTCAAGTGGCGCACGGTGCCGGCGCCGGTGCGCGGCGAACTCGTGCGCGTGTTCGGCAACGTGCTGCGCGAGCACAAGGCGGAGCTTGGCCGCCTCGTCACGCTCGAAGCGGGCAAGATCACGTCGGAAGGCCTTGGCGAAGTGCAGGAAATGATCGACATCTGCGATTTCGCGGTTGGCCTGTCGCGCCAGCTGTACGGCCTGACGATCGCGTCCGAGCGCCCTGGCCACCGGATGATGGAGACGTGGCACCCGATCGGCGTGTGCGGCGTGATCTCGGCGTTCAACTTCCCGGTCGCGGTGTGGGCGTGGAACGCGGCGCTCGCGTTCGTGTGCGGCGACCCGGTCGTGTGGAAGCCGTCGGAAAAGACGCCGCTCACGGCAATCGCGTGCCATCAGCTGCTCGCCAAGGCGTTGCGCGAATTCGACAAGACGCATCCGGGCGTCGCGCCGGAAGGCCTGCATCAGCTGGTGCTCGGCATGCGCGACGTCGGCGAGGTGCTGACGTCGTCGAAGAAGGTGCCGGTCATCAGCGCGACCGGCAGCGTGCGGATGGGCCAGGAAGTCGCGAAGGTGCTGAGCCAGCGTCTCGCGCGCGGCATCCTCGAGCTCGGCGGTAACAACGGGATGATCGTCGCTCCGAGCGCCGACCTCGATCTCGTCGTGCGCGCCGTCACGTTTGCGGCAGTCGGCACGGCAGGCCAACGCTGCACGACGTTGCGCCGCCTGATCGTTCATCGCAGCATCGTCGATCAATTGCTGCCGCGCATCGAGAAGGCCTATGCGTCGGTGAAGGTCGGCAGCCCGCTCGAGGAAGGCACGCTCGTCGGCCCGCTGGTCGACCGCGCGTCGTTCGACGCGATGCAGAAGGCGCTCGCCGACGCGCGCGAGCAGGGCGGCGAAGTGAAGGGCGGCGAACGCGTCGATGTCGGTCATGCGGATGCTTACTACGTGCGTCCGGCCATCGTGCGGATGCCGAAGCAGTCGGCGGTGGTCGAGCGCGAGACGTTTGCGCCGATCCTCTACGTGATGGTGTACGACGACTTCGAAGACGCGATTGCCGTGCACAACGCGGTGCCGCAAGGGTTGTCGTCGGCGATTTTCACGAACGACATGCGCGAGGCCGAGCAGTTCATGTCGGCGGCGGGCAGCGACTGCGGGATCGTCAACGTGAACATCGGCACGAGCGGCGCGGAAATCGGCGGTGCATTCGGCGGCGAGAAGGAAACGGGCGGCGGCCGCGAGTCCGGTTCGGACGCGTGGAAGGCGTATATGCGCCGTGCGACGAATACGATCAACTACAGCCGGCAGTTGCCGCTGGCGCAGGGGGTGAAGTTCGACGTGTGA